The following are encoded together in the Desulfococcus multivorans genome:
- a CDS encoding acetyl-CoA carboxylase biotin carboxylase subunit: protein MFEKILIANRGEIAVRIIRTCRKLGIGTVAVYSDADSRSLHVQTADEAVHIGKPHAQMSYLNADKIISVAQAAGCQAVHPGYGFLSENPAFAQSVMEAGLVFIGPPAAVIAAMGDKIAAKALAVKAGVPIIPGHADALDTEDDALAAADAVGYPILLKPAAGGGGKGMRIVRKPEEMKAAFSAGRQETLKSFGDSRIFLERYIEKPRHVEIQILADAFGGVVHLGERECSIQRRYQKIIEESPSPAVSEALRRHMGQAACDLARQAGYVNAGTVEFVLDEHDEFYFLEMNTRLQVEHPVTEMVTGLDLVALQMEIAAGERLPFDQEGITFTGWAMEARICAEDPDRGFIPSTGMITRYAEPRGSAVRVDSGVQTGSYIGVYYDSMMAKAICCGNDREEARIRLVEALNGYHIEGVVTNIDFVNSILCHPAFVRGNLATDFIDRHFEGSRPKISEDRRALELAALTAALIYHVRTVAVRDSLRPMVSRIGGKKAVESAHRYTVRSGNEVMDILLEGVTAGRHWTVHVGSTVYAVETPEFEFYRRRLNLTIDGRIHRFRLRVEQSFIHVAFSGITRVFEIYTPREWDLMKYMPTRIERPADNVLVCPMPGLVVGIPVQPGDRVFRGQSLVVLESMKMESDVASPVDGIVSEVVSAVGQAVEAGDVLIRFQA, encoded by the coding sequence CGGCCGATGAGGCCGTGCACATCGGAAAGCCCCATGCCCAGATGTCCTATCTCAACGCCGACAAGATCATCTCCGTCGCCCAGGCCGCCGGCTGTCAGGCCGTTCACCCGGGCTACGGCTTCCTCTCGGAGAACCCCGCCTTCGCCCAAAGCGTCATGGAGGCCGGGCTCGTCTTCATCGGTCCGCCGGCCGCCGTCATCGCCGCCATGGGCGATAAGATCGCGGCAAAGGCCTTGGCCGTCAAGGCCGGCGTTCCGATCATCCCAGGCCACGCCGATGCGCTGGACACCGAAGACGATGCCCTGGCCGCGGCGGACGCCGTCGGCTATCCGATCCTGCTCAAGCCTGCGGCCGGCGGGGGCGGAAAAGGGATGCGCATCGTCCGAAAACCCGAGGAAATGAAAGCCGCCTTTTCGGCCGGCCGCCAGGAGACCCTGAAGTCCTTCGGGGACAGTCGGATTTTCCTGGAACGGTATATCGAAAAGCCGCGGCATGTGGAGATTCAGATCCTGGCCGATGCCTTCGGTGGTGTCGTCCATCTGGGAGAGCGGGAATGCTCCATCCAGCGCCGCTACCAGAAGATCATCGAGGAGTCGCCGTCCCCGGCCGTCTCCGAGGCCTTGCGCCGGCACATGGGTCAAGCCGCCTGCGACCTGGCCCGACAGGCCGGCTATGTCAATGCCGGAACGGTGGAGTTCGTTCTGGACGAACACGACGAATTTTACTTTCTGGAAATGAACACGCGGCTCCAGGTGGAACATCCGGTCACTGAAATGGTCACAGGACTGGATCTTGTGGCGCTTCAAATGGAAATTGCCGCAGGGGAAAGGCTCCCCTTCGACCAGGAGGGCATCACTTTCACCGGCTGGGCCATGGAGGCGCGCATCTGCGCCGAAGACCCCGATCGGGGATTCATCCCGTCCACCGGCATGATCACCCGTTATGCGGAACCCAGGGGAAGCGCCGTCAGGGTCGACAGCGGCGTCCAGACCGGGAGCTACATCGGCGTCTATTACGACTCCATGATGGCCAAGGCCATCTGCTGCGGCAATGACCGGGAGGAAGCCCGTATTCGGCTGGTGGAAGCCCTGAACGGCTATCACATCGAGGGCGTGGTCACCAACATCGATTTCGTCAACAGCATCCTGTGCCATCCGGCATTCGTCCGGGGAAACCTGGCCACGGACTTCATCGATCGGCACTTCGAAGGCAGCCGACCGAAAATTTCCGAGGACCGCAGGGCGTTGGAATTAGCGGCTCTGACGGCGGCATTGATCTACCATGTCCGCACAGTTGCCGTCCGCGATTCCCTCCGGCCCATGGTGTCGCGGATCGGCGGGAAAAAAGCCGTGGAGAGCGCCCACCGTTACACTGTCCGGTCTGGAAACGAGGTGATGGACATCCTTCTCGAGGGCGTAACGGCCGGCCGCCACTGGACCGTCCATGTGGGATCCACGGTCTACGCGGTCGAAACGCCCGAGTTCGAGTTCTATCGTCGCCGTCTCAACCTCACTATCGACGGCAGGATACACCGCTTTCGGCTGCGGGTTGAGCAGTCCTTCATTCACGTCGCATTCAGCGGCATCACCCGCGTCTTCGAAATTTATACGCCCCGGGAGTGGGATCTCATGAAATACATGCCCACCCGAATCGAACGACCCGCAGACAACGTTCTCGTCTGCCCCATGCCCGGGCTGGTAGTGGGAATTCCCGTCCAGCCGGGAGACCGGGTATTCCGCGGACAGTCCCTGGTAGTACTCGAATCCATGAAGATGGAAAGCGATGTGGCCTCCCCGGTGGACGGCATCGTCTCGGAGGTCGTCAGCGCCGTCGGTCAGGCGGTGGAGGCCGGCGACGTGTTGATTCGGTTTCAGGCCTGA
- a CDS encoding NAD-dependent epimerase/dehydratase family protein: MKRVLVTGAVGQIGSELVVYLRGILGNDNVVAAGHTKPPDPSFRESGPFHFIECTRIESVADLVKRYRIDTIYHLAAVLSASAEKDPQRAWQVNMGGLYNVLEVAREHQCAVFTPSSIATFGPGTPLDKTPQVTIQRPSTLYGVTKVSGELLCDYYFKRYGVDTRGVRYPGLVSYKTPPGGGTTDYAVEIYVEAVRRGRYTCYLRADTRLDMMYMPDALRAAVEIMAADPRRLKHRNAFNITAMTVSPESIAAVIRRFIPEFCLDVDVDPLRQGIADSWPNSLDDRAAREEWGWAPRYDLAAMTHDMLVNISKRS; this comes from the coding sequence ATGAAAAGAGTTCTGGTCACCGGAGCTGTCGGACAGATCGGATCGGAACTGGTCGTGTATCTCAGAGGGATTCTCGGAAACGACAATGTCGTGGCCGCCGGCCACACGAAGCCGCCCGATCCGTCCTTCAGGGAATCCGGACCCTTTCATTTCATCGAATGCACCCGGATTGAATCCGTCGCCGATCTGGTGAAACGTTACAGGATCGATACGATCTATCACCTGGCGGCGGTGCTGTCGGCCAGCGCGGAAAAAGATCCTCAACGTGCCTGGCAGGTCAACATGGGCGGTCTTTATAACGTCCTCGAGGTGGCGCGGGAACATCAATGCGCTGTATTCACCCCCAGTTCCATCGCTACCTTCGGCCCCGGCACCCCCCTCGACAAGACGCCTCAGGTGACCATTCAGCGGCCGTCGACCCTTTACGGCGTCACCAAGGTGAGCGGCGAGCTGCTTTGCGACTATTACTTCAAGCGGTATGGGGTGGATACCCGCGGGGTCCGTTATCCCGGACTGGTTTCATACAAAACGCCTCCCGGAGGAGGAACCACCGATTATGCCGTGGAGATCTATGTCGAGGCGGTTCGCCGCGGACGCTATACCTGCTACCTCAGAGCCGACACGCGACTGGACATGATGTACATGCCCGATGCGCTTCGGGCGGCCGTCGAGATCATGGCGGCGGACCCCCGACGGCTCAAACACCGCAATGCCTTCAACATCACGGCCATGACCGTTTCTCCGGAGAGTATCGCTGCCGTGATCCGACGGTTCATCCCCGAATTCTGCCTCGATGTCGACGTCGATCCTCTTCGCCAGGGGATCGCCGACTCCTGGCCCAACAGCCTGGATGACCGCGCTGCCCGCGAGGAATGGGGGTGGGCCCCGCGGTATGATCTGGCCGCCATGACCCATGACATGCTCGTCAACATATCGAAGCGCTCGTGA